Proteins from a genomic interval of Enterococcus faecium:
- a CDS encoding metallophosphoesterase family protein: protein MVKFIHAADLHMDRSFEGLTTLDKTVQEKLLKTNLTVLSNIIEQAIINNVDFVLLAGDNFHQNRPSLKIQKHFSEQMKRLEKNHIPVFIIFGNHDFYQKERYWFSFPKNVHLFTSETVETKKITIKSGETVSLSGFSYRQPWIQKDKVMEFPSRELTDYHIGLYHGEPGVSQKGNYAPFQPSKMQEKGYDYWALGHIHVPTVLNEKQTIVYPGAPQGHTKKEQASTSILLVELSKGSCQIHPIKVAEVYWKTKEISLRKARTTKEVIVHIRQQLSKVEDGFSLIEIKLKDYDHLNTDVLERIQSGELLDYLLEEFSDRINDFFIWRISLIENTFYTKTPLAASAKLMEQLFQYYQTPQDFQQILNEVYSHQEAARILSELPEYQEETLEKAKQLLNQDFLFEEDQE, encoded by the coding sequence ATGGTGAAATTTATCCATGCGGCAGATTTACATATGGATCGGTCATTTGAAGGACTGACAACTCTTGATAAAACTGTACAGGAAAAACTATTGAAGACGAATCTGACCGTTTTATCAAATATCATTGAACAGGCAATAATAAATAACGTTGATTTTGTTTTACTTGCAGGAGATAATTTTCATCAAAATCGTCCTTCATTAAAAATACAGAAACATTTTTCAGAACAGATGAAACGGTTAGAAAAGAACCATATACCTGTATTTATAATATTCGGAAATCATGATTTCTATCAAAAAGAGCGGTATTGGTTCTCCTTTCCTAAAAATGTCCATTTATTTACATCCGAAACGGTAGAGACAAAAAAAATAACGATAAAAAGTGGAGAAACTGTCTCTCTCAGTGGATTTAGTTATCGTCAACCGTGGATTCAAAAAGACAAAGTGATGGAATTTCCTTCTAGAGAACTCACAGATTACCATATTGGGTTGTACCACGGGGAACCTGGCGTCTCTCAAAAAGGAAACTATGCTCCTTTCCAACCCTCAAAGATGCAAGAAAAGGGATACGATTATTGGGCTTTAGGGCATATCCATGTGCCAACGGTCTTAAATGAAAAGCAAACAATTGTTTATCCAGGTGCGCCTCAAGGTCATACTAAAAAGGAACAAGCTTCTACATCTATTCTACTAGTTGAATTAAGTAAAGGAAGTTGCCAAATACATCCGATTAAAGTAGCAGAGGTCTATTGGAAGACAAAGGAAATATCATTGAGGAAAGCAAGAACGACAAAAGAGGTCATTGTTCACATTCGTCAGCAGCTTTCAAAAGTAGAGGATGGATTTAGTTTAATTGAGATAAAATTAAAAGATTATGACCATCTCAATACAGATGTTTTGGAACGGATACAATCAGGAGAGCTATTAGACTATTTGTTAGAGGAATTCTCAGATAGGATAAATGATTTCTTTATTTGGCGTATTTCTCTCATAGAGAATACTTTTTATACGAAGACCCCACTTGCTGCTTCTGCTAAATTGATGGAACAGTTATTTCAATACTATCAGACACCTCAAGATTTCCAACAAATTTTAAATGAAGTATATAGTCATCAAGAAGCGGCTAGAATATTGAGCGAACTGCCGGAATATCAAGAAGAAACACTTGAAAAAGCCAAGCAGCTGCTTAATCAAGATTTTTTATTTGAGGAGGATCAGGAATGA
- a CDS encoding Cof-type HAD-IIB family hydrolase, whose translation MDEMKLIGIDLDGTLLNSDQSISQKNARTMKHLPEDCFPFICSGREVEDINNILKKSGLRIPAVGLNGSVGFDGEKKIFESSFDKNDVKKIDSVLSKFPTKIYTNLGSYESQNYKNKMKKIFHEVGSEFSIKELNYELEYEKSICSIPYNNIEEIIEKDAISIYKFFIFIPNRQLKANIFNHLKKMLNVSVTESAPVNIEIVPQNVSKGVVFDRLESIYNLKKPLRIAIGDSLNDLSMFESADISFAMGNSHQEIMKKADYVTVSNDKDGVSQAFERILTI comes from the coding sequence ATGGATGAAATGAAACTAATTGGTATAGATTTAGACGGTACTCTTTTGAATTCTGACCAGAGCATTAGTCAAAAAAATGCAAGAACAATGAAACATTTACCGGAAGACTGTTTTCCATTCATTTGTTCTGGAAGAGAAGTAGAAGACATTAATAATATTCTCAAAAAATCTGGTTTAAGGATACCAGCAGTAGGGTTAAATGGTTCTGTTGGATTTGATGGAGAAAAAAAGATATTTGAGTCTTCCTTCGATAAAAATGATGTAAAAAAAATTGATTCTGTCCTATCGAAATTTCCAACCAAAATATATACAAATCTCGGAAGTTATGAATCTCAGAATTATAAAAATAAAATGAAAAAAATTTTTCACGAGGTAGGGAGTGAATTTTCTATCAAAGAGCTAAACTATGAGCTTGAGTATGAAAAATCTATTTGTTCAATCCCTTATAATAATATTGAGGAAATTATAGAAAAGGATGCTATCAGCATTTACAAATTTTTTATTTTTATTCCTAATCGTCAATTGAAAGCTAATATATTTAACCATTTGAAAAAGATGCTAAATGTGTCTGTTACTGAATCGGCACCTGTAAATATTGAAATCGTACCTCAAAATGTATCTAAAGGTGTGGTGTTTGATCGTTTGGAATCAATCTACAATTTAAAGAAACCTTTGAGAATCGCGATCGGAGATAGTTTAAATGACTTATCTATGTTTGAAAGTGCAGATATTAGTTTTGCAATGGGAAATAGTCATCAAGAAATCATGAAAAAAGCTGATTATGTCACTGTTTCAAATGATAAAGACGGAGTATCTCAAGCATTTGAAAGAATTCTTACCATATAA
- a CDS encoding glycoside hydrolase family 28 protein gives MRTKKGIINALNFKTNDTQQDDTIILQKAIDQGAKEHLPVFIPKGIYLVGALFLKDKSHLIFEEGAVLKGRTDIEAFPEIDTRVAGVEMKWPAAILNVLSAKDILIEGKGIIDGQGDHWWELYWGKDQKSGTRAEYDQKGLRWIADYAIKRPRACLLYHAEHVVVRDLIFQKSGFWNLQITYSNDVLVEKVIIRNNDGPSTDGIDIDSSTNVRVYECDLACGDDCIAIKSGRDGNGARVNRKSSRIEVARCKIRSGYGVTIGSEVSAGVSDVYIHDINFFQSDCGIRMKSSKERGGVIENIRVENLNMIDVQFPFSWIMDWHNEYNRKNSNDLAQMPESWQAVAEEIPESKQMTKVKDIHIKNVQACLSPGYSLPSRAFDLVAFPEKPIEDVCFSHCQITAKEFGRIEAVQNLCFKSCDLSIETGNTAANNTFDNR, from the coding sequence TTGCGGACAAAAAAAGGGATTATCAATGCTTTGAACTTTAAAACAAACGACACTCAACAAGATGATACAATAATACTGCAAAAAGCAATCGATCAAGGTGCGAAAGAACACTTACCTGTATTTATTCCAAAAGGCATTTATTTAGTCGGAGCCCTTTTTTTAAAAGATAAGAGTCATCTTATCTTTGAAGAAGGTGCAGTCCTCAAGGGGAGAACAGATATCGAAGCATTTCCAGAAATCGATACACGAGTAGCCGGCGTAGAAATGAAATGGCCAGCAGCGATTTTGAATGTTCTCTCGGCGAAAGATATTCTTATAGAAGGAAAAGGAATAATCGACGGTCAAGGAGACCATTGGTGGGAGCTGTATTGGGGAAAAGATCAAAAAAGCGGGACAAGAGCTGAATACGATCAAAAGGGACTTCGTTGGATTGCGGATTATGCTATTAAACGTCCACGCGCTTGTTTACTGTATCATGCAGAACATGTTGTTGTTCGTGATTTGATTTTTCAGAAATCAGGTTTTTGGAACTTGCAAATCACTTATTCTAACGATGTATTAGTAGAAAAAGTAATCATCCGCAACAATGATGGACCAAGTACAGATGGGATTGATATTGATTCTTCAACAAATGTGCGTGTCTATGAATGTGATTTGGCCTGTGGTGATGATTGTATTGCTATTAAGTCTGGCAGAGATGGCAATGGTGCAAGAGTCAATCGAAAATCATCAAGAATCGAGGTTGCTAGATGTAAAATCCGTTCAGGATACGGTGTAACTATTGGTAGCGAAGTTAGTGCTGGAGTTAGTGACGTATATATTCACGATATCAATTTTTTTCAGTCAGACTGTGGTATTCGAATGAAATCTTCAAAAGAAAGAGGGGGAGTGATCGAAAATATCAGGGTAGAAAATCTGAATATGATTGATGTACAATTTCCTTTTTCTTGGATAATGGACTGGCATAATGAATACAATAGAAAAAATAGCAATGACCTTGCTCAAATGCCAGAAAGTTGGCAAGCAGTGGCTGAAGAAATACCTGAATCAAAGCAAATGACGAAAGTCAAAGACATACACATCAAAAACGTACAGGCATGCCTTTCTCCAGGTTACTCACTTCCTTCCCGAGCTTTTGATTTAGTAGCATTTCCTGAAAAGCCTATAGAAGATGTCTGCTTTTCTCATTGCCAAATAACTGCAAAAGAATTCGGGCGAATCGAAGCAGTACAAAACTTATGTTTCAAAAGCTGTGATTTATCTATAGAAACTGGCAACACAGCTGCAAACAATACTTTTGACAATCGTTGA
- a CDS encoding MFS transporter: MLSQNAVTANTVKKEKKEFGISDKIGYMFGDLGNCFILGLVNSFLMIYYTNVLGVSGAIVGTLFLISRILDAFADVMVGRLCDVSELTETGRFIPWIRKMKYPFCLVTVILFLPFVQHLPMTVKIAYIFVSYIVYGIFLSTINIPYGAMAAAISSNPNDRTSLSTFRSIGSAIGGSTTGFFIPILMYTHNKSGQQVVSGNHFFWISIGCAAIAFVAYMLTCKLTTERVRVVKNEKVSASQLVKGLLANRALIILVIVDIFIVINQILAGTNMTYLFNDYFHNKQAMSVALLFTYGTVVVLAPFATKLTKLFGKKEASVFALLASSCMYLLMYFLHITNAWVYLILLFIATLGSGLFNLMVWAFITDVIDYHQYKTGLREDGTVYGVNSFARKVGQACAGAVGGFMLALIGYQSSTTGGAIQSVLVQERIYTMANLLPAFCLFVSAIILLVGYPLNRSKTVFIGEELKKINER, translated from the coding sequence ATGCTTTCACAAAATGCTGTTACAGCAAATACAGTAAAAAAAGAAAAAAAGGAATTTGGGATTTCCGATAAGATAGGCTACATGTTCGGTGATCTAGGTAACTGTTTTATTTTAGGTTTAGTCAATAGTTTCTTGATGATTTATTATACGAATGTTCTTGGCGTTTCAGGGGCAATCGTAGGTACGTTATTCTTGATTTCGAGAATTTTGGATGCGTTTGCTGATGTGATGGTTGGAAGATTATGTGATGTCTCAGAGTTAACAGAAACTGGCCGATTTATTCCTTGGATCAGAAAAATGAAGTATCCATTTTGCTTAGTGACTGTCATTTTGTTTTTGCCATTCGTCCAACATCTTCCAATGACGGTGAAGATTGCTTATATTTTTGTTTCATACATTGTTTATGGGATTTTTCTCTCAACAATCAATATCCCGTATGGAGCAATGGCAGCAGCAATTAGCTCAAATCCTAATGACCGCACCTCGTTGTCCACGTTCCGAAGCATTGGTTCTGCGATTGGCGGATCAACTACAGGATTCTTCATTCCGATTTTAATGTATACCCATAACAAGAGTGGACAACAAGTCGTTTCAGGGAATCATTTCTTTTGGATTTCAATCGGATGTGCTGCAATAGCATTTGTCGCATATATGTTAACTTGTAAATTGACTACTGAAAGAGTAAGAGTTGTCAAAAACGAAAAAGTATCTGCTTCTCAGTTGGTAAAAGGTTTGTTAGCTAATCGAGCACTGATTATTTTAGTCATTGTTGACATTTTCATTGTGATCAATCAGATTTTAGCTGGGACGAATATGACTTATTTATTCAATGATTACTTCCATAATAAACAAGCAATGTCTGTTGCTCTTTTATTTACTTACGGAACAGTAGTAGTTTTAGCACCATTTGCTACAAAGCTGACAAAATTATTTGGTAAAAAGGAAGCAAGCGTATTTGCGTTACTTGCTTCTTCATGTATGTACTTGCTGATGTATTTCCTTCATATAACAAATGCATGGGTATATCTGATTCTTTTATTTATCGCTACTTTAGGATCTGGTTTATTCAATTTGATGGTCTGGGCATTCATTACTGACGTGATTGATTATCATCAATATAAGACAGGCTTAAGAGAAGATGGAACAGTATATGGAGTAAATTCTTTTGCGAGAAAAGTAGGACAAGCATGTGCAGGAGCGGTAGGCGGATTTATGCTGGCACTCATTGGTTACCAATCGTCTACAACAGGTGGAGCCATCCAATCAGTTTTAGTACAAGAAAGGATTTATACGATGGCAAACTTGTTACCAGCATTCTGCTTATTTGTATCCGCAATCATTTTGCTAGTAGGTTACCCACTGAATCGTTCAAAAACTGTATTTATTGGTGAAGAATTGAAAAAAATCAATGAAAGATAG
- a CDS encoding glycoside hydrolase family 43 protein produces MQTIKVKNPILRGFNPDPNILRVKERYYIIVSSFEWLPGIRVYESKNLVNWSHTTDILTTQVSLQGNPTNGSIWAPQISYADGLFYLVYTDVKSAGRPFKDVHNYLITASEITGPWSEPIYLNSNGFDPSLFHDLETGKKWLVNELWDYRLDTPNKSSGIVLQEYDAEKKKLDGPIYKIFAGTELAKTEAPHLYFRNGYYYLMTAEGGTGRGHSVTVCRAKNITGPYELDPGFPMLTASDKPASTLQCTGHGSLVQTPSGRWYMTYLCTRPLNGAAILGRETAIQEVYWTSDDWLRLKDSQTTPMEEIMIETNEEVQQEKDHQFMDTFEGELKKNWNARRILPNADWCDTKCRPGFLRLISGESLQSTFEHHLLAIRQTDFTFDAETAFEYMPNNFNQMAGLVLYLNESNYIYCYVTWNEDKGKCLRMIESENGVAQIEDWTIPLTEKKTFLKVTVKKETAQFHLKDVSTEEWKKVGPQKNMCILSGGFTGNFIGIAVHDLNKKRGSYADFEFFKYDGKDHL; encoded by the coding sequence ATGCAGACTATCAAAGTGAAAAATCCTATTTTAAGAGGATTCAATCCAGATCCTAATATATTAAGAGTGAAAGAGCGGTATTACATTATTGTCTCCTCTTTTGAATGGCTTCCAGGAATCCGAGTATATGAGTCGAAAAATTTAGTCAACTGGTCACATACAACGGATATTTTGACCACTCAAGTATCTTTGCAAGGAAATCCTACAAATGGAAGTATATGGGCGCCACAGATCAGTTATGCTGATGGATTGTTTTATCTTGTTTACACAGATGTCAAAAGTGCAGGCCGTCCGTTTAAAGATGTCCACAATTATTTGATCACTGCATCTGAGATCACAGGTCCTTGGTCCGAACCAATTTATTTAAATAGTAACGGCTTTGATCCTTCTTTGTTCCATGATCTTGAAACGGGAAAAAAATGGCTTGTCAATGAACTATGGGATTATCGTCTGGACACACCGAATAAATCCAGCGGTATCGTATTACAAGAATATGATGCAGAGAAGAAGAAGCTTGATGGTCCCATCTATAAAATATTTGCAGGTACAGAATTAGCGAAAACGGAGGCACCACATTTGTATTTTCGTAACGGGTATTATTATTTGATGACGGCAGAAGGCGGTACAGGAAGAGGACATTCAGTTACAGTTTGCCGAGCAAAGAATATTACTGGTCCTTACGAGCTTGATCCTGGTTTTCCTATGCTGACAGCTAGTGACAAACCTGCTTCTACATTGCAATGTACAGGACATGGGAGCTTAGTACAAACCCCGTCAGGAAGATGGTACATGACATATCTTTGTACCAGACCATTAAACGGTGCGGCTATTTTGGGAAGAGAAACCGCTATTCAAGAAGTGTATTGGACGTCCGACGATTGGTTAAGACTTAAAGATAGCCAGACAACTCCGATGGAAGAAATAATGATTGAGACAAATGAAGAGGTACAACAAGAAAAAGATCATCAGTTTATGGATACATTTGAAGGAGAGCTAAAGAAGAACTGGAATGCCAGACGCATTTTGCCAAATGCTGATTGGTGTGATACAAAATGTAGACCAGGTTTTTTACGTCTGATTTCCGGTGAATCTCTTCAATCTACCTTCGAACATCATTTGTTAGCTATTCGGCAAACGGATTTTACTTTTGATGCGGAGACAGCATTTGAATACATGCCTAATAATTTTAATCAGATGGCTGGACTGGTACTGTACTTAAATGAATCCAATTATATTTATTGTTATGTTACTTGGAATGAGGACAAGGGAAAATGCCTACGTATGATAGAATCAGAAAACGGAGTAGCACAAATAGAAGATTGGACGATTCCACTCACAGAAAAGAAGACTTTTTTGAAAGTCACTGTAAAGAAAGAGACAGCACAGTTTCATTTGAAAGACGTATCAACTGAAGAATGGAAGAAAGTAGGTCCGCAAAAAAACATGTGTATACTCTCAGGAGGGTTTACTGGAAATTTTATCGGGATAGCAGTGCATGATCTAAATAAAAAAAGAGGAAGTTATGCTGATTTTGAGTTTTTCAAGTATGATGGAAAAGATCATCTGTAA
- a CDS encoding DUF4064 domain-containing protein, which yields MKRKWELLLGMVGGSLSLIFFGGLAVTLSNMSASEFKKSYQSLAVDHSTLSLENTFGLLQDMTGLFAVVLFISLAFLAAGAFSLYRVRMRKGA from the coding sequence ATGAAAAGAAAATGGGAACTATTGCTAGGAATGGTCGGTGGCAGTCTATCTTTGATTTTCTTTGGCGGGTTAGCAGTTACTTTAAGTAATATGTCTGCGTCAGAGTTTAAAAAAAGTTATCAGTCGCTTGCTGTAGATCATTCAACTTTGTCTTTAGAAAATACATTTGGATTATTACAGGACATGACTGGTCTGTTTGCCGTTGTGTTGTTTATTTCACTTGCTTTTTTAGCAGCTGGGGCATTCAGTTTATATCGAGTAAGAATGAGAAAAGGAGCCTGA
- a CDS encoding pectinesterase family protein → MRMKDKLIIGKNAIDTPTDFETIQEGIDYLAGLPDSHPKVLIVKEGRYDEYIESRLSNFKLVGAGTVVISGNRFAKQEYLDGSQLGTFRSATFFLEGSNVVLENLHIENTAGPGEKVGQAVALFNSGDRVSLKNCRLSGYQDTLCTGPLPDLQKDGTPFCTPASANPEYCRQTYEYCWIEGTVDFIFGGADAVFHQCHIHSLASKNPGYITAASTPKNQKTGYRFESCTLTAEPDTRNVYLGRPWRPYANVLFEACKIGGHVHPTGWDNWDDKKNEQTVKFSERNNNYETSIKRPEWIHLEKQGVQK, encoded by the coding sequence ATGAGGATGAAAGACAAACTGATAATTGGAAAGAATGCTATAGATACCCCGACGGATTTTGAAACTATCCAAGAAGGAATCGATTATTTGGCAGGCCTGCCGGATAGCCATCCAAAGGTCTTGATAGTAAAAGAAGGAAGATATGATGAATATATAGAAAGCAGATTATCCAATTTTAAACTTGTGGGAGCAGGAACAGTAGTTATCTCCGGTAATCGTTTTGCAAAACAGGAGTATCTTGACGGTAGCCAGTTAGGGACTTTCCGAAGTGCTACTTTTTTCTTAGAAGGATCGAATGTCGTATTAGAAAATCTTCACATCGAAAATACAGCAGGTCCAGGAGAAAAGGTAGGACAGGCTGTTGCTTTATTCAATTCAGGAGATCGCGTATCTTTAAAAAACTGTCGACTATCTGGTTATCAGGATACCTTATGCACGGGTCCGTTGCCTGATTTGCAAAAAGATGGTACTCCTTTTTGTACACCGGCTTCTGCCAATCCTGAGTATTGTCGTCAGACCTATGAATATTGCTGGATTGAAGGAACGGTGGATTTCATATTTGGTGGGGCAGATGCCGTTTTTCATCAGTGTCATATCCATAGCTTAGCCAGTAAAAATCCTGGATACATCACAGCAGCATCTACGCCGAAAAATCAAAAAACAGGGTATCGTTTTGAAAGCTGTACCTTGACTGCAGAACCTGATACTAGAAACGTCTATTTAGGAAGACCGTGGCGTCCGTATGCAAATGTCTTATTTGAAGCGTGTAAGATAGGTGGGCATGTTCACCCAACTGGTTGGGATAATTGGGATGACAAGAAAAATGAACAGACTGTCAAATTCTCTGAACGTAATAACAATTATGAAACATCGATCAAAAGACCTGAATGGATACATTTAGAAAAGCAGGGGGTTCAGAAATGA
- a CDS encoding dienelactone hydrolase family protein yields the protein MQLNDFLGAPSSRHTPSGKRLYREKQNGFMLEYYQLYLNELETVPALYAYPEKEGPFPTVLYLHSHGGDFSVGKSELIHGAPYLASPSFAEVLTGMGYAVWSIDAWGFEERGGISESELFKQFLLTGKTLWGMRIYDVISLIDYLETREDTDTQRLATIGLSMGGLLSWWVTALDSRVKVCIDLAAQVDIETLLLHRRLDHHGFYYYVPNLLTAYTTLAIQEKIAPRPRLSLVGKNDTMCLDEGVLKLRKGLDKKYQSMGSPENFSSFSLTGGHMETQEMRNIWKQFIREHL from the coding sequence ATGCAGTTGAATGATTTTTTAGGTGCTCCATCTAGCAGACATACCCCTAGTGGAAAACGATTATACCGAGAAAAACAAAACGGTTTTATGCTTGAATACTATCAATTGTACTTAAATGAATTGGAAACAGTACCAGCCCTCTATGCTTATCCAGAAAAAGAAGGACCGTTTCCGACGGTCCTTTACCTGCATTCTCACGGCGGAGATTTTTCAGTCGGGAAAAGTGAATTGATCCATGGTGCTCCTTACTTAGCTTCTCCATCTTTTGCAGAAGTACTGACAGGAATGGGATATGCTGTTTGGTCGATTGATGCTTGGGGATTTGAAGAACGCGGAGGTATTTCTGAAAGCGAGTTGTTCAAACAATTTTTATTAACAGGAAAAACGTTATGGGGAATGCGTATTTATGATGTGATCAGCTTGATCGATTATTTGGAGACAAGGGAAGACACAGATACTCAACGGCTCGCAACGATTGGTCTTTCTATGGGAGGCTTATTAAGCTGGTGGGTGACAGCATTGGATTCTCGTGTCAAAGTTTGTATTGATCTAGCGGCACAGGTGGACATCGAAACACTTTTGCTACATCGCCGCCTAGATCATCATGGGTTTTATTACTATGTGCCAAATCTATTGACAGCTTATACAACGTTAGCAATCCAAGAAAAAATCGCTCCGCGCCCTCGTCTTAGCTTAGTTGGAAAAAACGATACGATGTGCTTGGACGAAGGCGTACTGAAGCTGAGAAAAGGGCTGGACAAAAAGTATCAATCAATGGGTAGTCCAGAAAACTTTTCTTCTTTTTCTTTAACAGGCGGTCATATGGAAACACAAGAAATGAGAAATATTTGGAAACAATTCATAAGGGAGCATTTATGA
- a CDS encoding glycoside hydrolase family 28 protein, translating to MYDILTFGASIDELNTEAIQQAIDAAASDGGGTVVVPAGEFLTGALFLKSNVELHLSAGAVLKFSDDPKDYPVVHSRWEGVHRKVYASCIYAQNVENISVTGFGTLDGNGKKWWHTFRNEPDNLAYPRPKLMSFHNCHRITVKDIKLIQSPSWTINPILCSNATFDNLTILNPADSPNTDGIDPESCKNVRISNCHIDVGDDCIAIKAGTEDTYERIACENITITNCTMVHGHGGVVLGSEMSGSIRNITISNCIFQETDRGIRLKSRRGRGGIVEDIRVSNIVMDNVMCPFILNLYYFCGPRGKEPYVWEKKAYPIDERTPAFRRIHFSNITARNVHASAGFIYGLAEQFIQEITFDNIDVSMAQDAVPGVPAMMTGIEEMSRQGFYIGFAGKVSFNQMSIENHEGPAFLLENTKEISIEKFQSNQSENMDELVVRKNFAYAVE from the coding sequence ATGTATGATATTTTGACATTTGGCGCATCAATTGATGAATTGAATACTGAAGCAATACAACAAGCCATTGATGCTGCAGCAAGTGACGGAGGCGGGACCGTAGTTGTTCCAGCAGGTGAATTTCTAACAGGAGCTTTATTTTTAAAAAGCAATGTCGAACTTCATTTAAGCGCAGGAGCGGTTCTGAAATTCTCTGACGATCCAAAAGATTATCCTGTTGTTCATTCACGTTGGGAAGGAGTCCATCGAAAAGTTTATGCTTCCTGTATCTATGCTCAAAATGTAGAGAACATCTCTGTCACTGGTTTCGGTACATTAGATGGAAATGGAAAAAAATGGTGGCATACTTTTAGAAATGAACCAGATAATCTCGCTTATCCTCGTCCTAAATTGATGAGTTTCCATAACTGTCATCGAATTACTGTGAAAGATATTAAATTGATCCAGTCACCAAGTTGGACGATCAACCCGATTCTTTGCAGTAATGCAACGTTTGATAACTTGACGATCTTGAACCCAGCGGATTCACCAAATACAGACGGAATTGATCCAGAATCATGCAAAAATGTGCGTATTAGTAATTGCCATATTGACGTGGGAGATGACTGTATTGCAATCAAGGCAGGGACTGAAGATACGTACGAAAGGATCGCTTGCGAAAATATCACGATCACAAATTGCACGATGGTCCATGGACATGGCGGTGTCGTATTAGGAAGTGAAATGAGTGGTAGTATTCGTAATATTACCATTTCAAATTGTATCTTCCAAGAAACTGATCGAGGAATACGATTGAAATCTAGACGAGGTCGAGGCGGGATCGTTGAAGATATTCGAGTATCCAATATAGTCATGGATAATGTGATGTGTCCATTTATACTGAATCTTTATTATTTCTGTGGTCCGCGAGGGAAAGAACCGTATGTATGGGAAAAAAAGGCTTATCCGATAGATGAACGGACACCAGCATTCAGAAGGATCCATTTTTCGAATATCACGGCAAGGAATGTCCATGCTTCTGCAGGTTTTATTTATGGATTAGCGGAACAATTCATACAAGAAATCACATTTGACAATATCGATGTCTCGATGGCCCAAGATGCAGTTCCCGGTGTTCCTGCTATGATGACAGGAATAGAGGAAATGAGCAGACAAGGATTTTATATTGGCTTTGCGGGTAAGGTTTCCTTTAACCAGATGTCGATTGAAAATCACGAGGGACCAGCATTTCTATTAGAAAATACTAAAGAAATCAGTATTGAGAAATTCCAATCAAATCAATCAGAAAATATGGATGAACTGGTTGTTCGTAAAAACTTTGCTTATGCAGTTGAATGA